TCGAACTGTTGGCCGCAGCGCTGACCGGGGGGAATTTTTCTTTCGAGTTCGACTGGTCCAATCATCCTGGGGCGAAAACGCCGTGGACCGGGCAATTGTTGATCGTCATCGACCCGAGCAAAGCCGCCGGGCAGAGTTTTGCCGAGCGCAGTGGGGAATTGGTGCGGCAGATGCACGGCGTCGGGCTCAAGCGTTTGCCGGGGGATCGTCGGCATTGGCAGCGCAGCAAGTCGCTGGCGGAGGGGATTGTGCTGGATGGGCAGACATTGGCGCAGTTGCGTGAGTTGGCGGGGGTGTGAGCGAAGAGCAAAGGCCCCTCACCCTTACCCTCTCCCGGAGGGAGAGGGGACTGACCGCGGTGAATGGGCGAGGTACGCCGACGTGGGATACCGAGCTGAATTCAGGATTTGAACAGCAAAAATCAGGCAGGCATAAAAAAGGCGAACCCAGTGGGTTCGCCTTTTTGTTTGCGTTTGACTCAGCGACGGCCGAGCAGCAAACCGACCACCAGACCGAAACCGGCGGAGATCGCCACGGTCTGCCATGGATGACCGCCAATGTAGCTTTCGGTGGCATCGACTGCCGGTTTGGTGCGGTCACGTACACTCGAGACCGAATCCAGTGCCTGCTGCAGTTTCAGGGCGATTTGTCCGCGCAGCGTTTCCGCTTCTTCGCCGACCAGTGAGGCGCTGCTCTTGAGCAGTTTGTCGGACTCTTGAATCAGAGCCTGAAGTTCGCTGAAGGCCTGATCCTTGATTTGATCTTCGGCGGCTTGCACGGCGGATTTGCGGGCCATTGGGTGACTCCTTGCAGTTGAATGGACAGTGATCAATGGAGTGTGGCGCTTGCTGAAAAGTTGCACTGAATTTAGGCCAGAAAGAAAAACCTGCGCGGGAGATTTCCGTCGAGCGTGTAAGATGTCGCCATTTTACGCAGCAGGATAATTCCCCATGAGTTTCAATCTGGCCGACAAATCCCTCGCAGAGCGCGCTGCGCTGGAAGACGAGAAATCCCGTCTGTTCGAACTCTGGCAGAACAATCTGGGCAAAGCCAAAGGCGAAGCCGCGCGTTTGTTCGGCGAGCGCGGCAAGCGCAAAGGCAAATGGGCCGAGTGGGTCCGCGCGGAACTGGACGGCATGTCGCCGCCGGAGTTCGCCAACATGGTGCGCAGTGAAGTCAATCGCCTGATGGCCGCCAACAAGTAACGCCTCAACTGAACGTCGCGGCAATCGCTTCACGCACTTTGACCACCACCGGATCGATCTGCGTGCTGGTGCGCCAGCCCAGTTCGATCGGATAGCGCGGCAACTTCAGCGGGCAGGGCAGCAGCGCCAGACCGCTGAGTGCTGCGATGCTTTCGGCGGCATGCGCCGGAATCGTCGCCACCGCCCGGCTGCCCTTGAGCAGATACGGCAACGCGGCGAAATGCGTGGTCGAGGCGCACACCCGTCGACTCAGGCCCAGCGCCGCCAAGCCCTCATCGGTGATCCCGATAAAACCGCCGGACGACACCAGGATGTGCTCGCGGGCGACGAATGCCTCAAGATCAATCAACTGCTGACCGGGCGCAAGGCTCGCTGGATCGACCAGACACGCATATCCACCTTCGCCCAACACCTGACGGCTGAGCAAACGCTCGGCAAAGCCACCAGCAGTGATTGCCAGGTCGATACTGCGCTCCATCAGCGCGCGGGCGACGATCTGGCTGTGGGTCTGACGAAAGATCAGGCGCAGCTTCGGCGCACTGCGGGCAATTTCCTCGATCAGGCGGCGACCGTAGGCAATCTCGAAGTCATCCGACAGCCCGACTGTGACCGAACGGCCCTCGTATTGGTTGGCCGCCGGGTCGACCATTGCCAGGCTCTGCCGGCATTTGTTCAGC
This region of Pseudomonas sp. R84 genomic DNA includes:
- a CDS encoding DUF883 family protein is translated as MARKSAVQAAEDQIKDQAFSELQALIQESDKLLKSSASLVGEEAETLRGQIALKLQQALDSVSSVRDRTKPAVDATESYIGGHPWQTVAISAGFGLVVGLLLGRR
- a CDS encoding LysR family transcriptional regulator translates to MSHMNIATVDLNLLKVFEALHEESSASRAALRLGVTQSAVSAALRRLREVYGDQLFVRTGRGLAPTLQANQLKPVVSEALNKCRQSLAMVDPAANQYEGRSVTVGLSDDFEIAYGRRLIEEIARSAPKLRLIFRQTHSQIVARALMERSIDLAITAGGFAERLLSRQVLGEGGYACLVDPASLAPGQQLIDLEAFVAREHILVSSGGFIGITDEGLAALGLSRRVCASTTHFAALPYLLKGSRAVATIPAHAAESIAALSGLALLPCPLKLPRYPIELGWRTSTQIDPVVVKVREAIAATFS